A single Lolium perenne isolate Kyuss_39 chromosome 6, Kyuss_2.0, whole genome shotgun sequence DNA region contains:
- the LOC127308675 gene encoding serine/threonine-protein kinase GRIK1, whose protein sequence is MADLTDIGCCSCFSFLRKRSSAKVARPRSTDAMLSKDLLKRQSSEEDLNASFYTGDDPERSFYNGDDLDIDRSFYNNGDDANASFYERDDVDYHHESDDEPPRKKSEDIILTRAQNGFACRESLVKETKKVFRSEDEIGSKMINQYVHMGKIGAGSYGKVVLYRNIKDGKLYAVKVLNKPYMLKVRVVRSETAMTDVLREVSLMKMLDHPNIVNLIEVIDDPNTDKFYMVLEYVEGKMVCGDGLGEDTSRKYLRDIISGLMYLHAHNIIHGDIKPDNLLVTSTGNVKIGDFSVSQIFEDDDDMLWRSPGTPVFTAPECCQGSAYHGRAADTWAVGVTLYCMITGRYPFLGDTLQETYDKIVNDPVEITADMSPELADLIQRLLCKDPAERITLQAAAEHPWVAGSDGPVPEFICRCGFGRRKRNVIQEEVQ, encoded by the exons ATGGCAGACCTAACGGACATAGGCTGCTGCAGCTGCTTCAGTTTCCTGAGGAAGCGCAGCAGCGCGAAGGTAGCCCGGCCTCGGTCCACCGACGCTATGCTCTCTAAGGATTTGCTGAAGCGCCAGTCCAGCGAAGAAGATCTCAACGCGAGCTTCTACACCGGGGATGACCCCGAGAGAAGCTTCTACAATGGGGATGACCTTGATATCGACAGAAGCTTCTATAATAACGGAGATGATGCCAACGCGAGTTTCTACGAGAGAGATGATGTCGATTACCATCATGAAAGTGACGACGAGCCGCCTCGGAAGAAGTCTGAAGATATTATCCTGACAAGGGCGCAGAATGGCTTTGCGTGTAGAGAAAGCCTGGTTAAGGAGACTAAGAAGGTGTTTCGGTCAGAG GACGAAATTGGCAGTAAGATGATCAATCAGTATGTTCACATGGGCAAGATAGGTGCTGGAAGCTATGGCAAAGTG GTTTTGTATCGAAACATTAAAGATGGGAAGTTATATGCAGTAAAG GTGTTGAATAAACCGTACATGTTGAAAGTGCGTGTTGTACGGTCAGAAACGGCCATGACAGATGTTCTGCGGGAA gtatCCCTCATGAAAATGTTGGATCATCCCAATATAGTAAATCTCATTGAGGTGATTGATGACCCAAACACAGATAAATTCTACATGG TTCTTGAGTATGTTGAAGGGAAAATGGTCTGCGGTGATGGTTTAGGAGAAGATACTTCAAGGAAGTACTTGCGGGACATAATCTCTGGTCTTATGTATCTTCATGCTCAT AACATTATTCATGGTGATATTAAACCGGACAATCTATTGGTCACAAGTACTGGCAATGTGAAGATAGGGGACTTCAGTGTTAGCCAGATTTTTGAG GATGATGATGATATGCTTTGGAGATCTCCAGGTACTCCTGTTTTCACTGCACCGGAGTGCTGTCAAG GTTCAGCCTACCATGGTAGAGCAGCTGATACATGGGCGGTTGGTGTTACTCTGTATTGTATGATTACCGGGCGCTATCCATTTCTGGGGGATACTTTGCAGGAAACATATGACAAG ATTGTCAATGATCCAGTAGAAATTACTGCTGACATGAGCCCTGAACTTGCTGATTTGATACAAAGGCTGCTCTGCAAAG ATCCAGCAGAGCGTATCACTCTGCAGGCTGCAGCTGAGCATCCTTGGGTTGCTGGGTCCGATGGGCCAGTCCCTGAATTCATCTGTAGATGTGGTTTCGGTCGCAGGAAGAGAAATGTTATACAGGAAGAGGTACAATAA